The genomic region GTCCTCCGGCCACAGCGTCGTGGTGTGGCCTCCTACCTACGCCACCGGGACGCCCCGGCTCATCCCCCTACCGGCGTGACCGCCCCGGCGCCGGCCTCCGCCCCGGCGCGCCGCGCCCCTGGTGGGCGGCAGCCGGGCCTGCTCCTCGCCGCCCTGGGGCTGGCGGTGGCGCTGCGCGCCGTGAGCACCCCGGCCTTCGTGGCCGTCCTGGCCGGGGCGGTCTGGCTCTCGGGCTGGCGCCCGGCCCGCCCGTCGCTTCCCGCCGCGGGCTGGGGCCTGCTGGGCGCGGTCGTGCTCGTCGCCGGTCCCCTGGCCCGGGCGGCGCCGCCCGTCCACGGCTCGGGCCCGTTCCTTCCCTGGGCCCTCGGCGTGGCCCTGGTCGTCGGGGCCGAGGAGGCCTTCCTGCGTGGCGCGCTGTGGCGGGCGTGGGCGCGCCGGGGCGGGGGGGCCGCGGCGCTGGTCGTCACGAGCGGCGGCTTTGCCCTGGTCCACCTGCCGCTCTACGGGTGGAAGGCGCTGCCGCTCGACCTCCTCGTCGGCCTGGTCCTCGGGGGCCTGCGCCTGGCCAGCGGGTCGGTGGCGGCGCCGGCGCTGGCCCACGTGCTGGCGGACTGGGCGGGGTGGTGGCTGCTGTGAGGCGCCGGGCCCGGACCGCGGCGGTGATGGTGCCGGGCGCCCTGCTCCTGGCCGGGTGGGCGGCGGGGCTGTTCGGCGCCGCCCCACCGCTCTACGACGGTCTGCCCCTGTCCTCCGAGCCGTACCGTTACCTGAAGCCGCCGCCGGGCTTCGCCACCACCCCGGCGCCCACCTCGGCCTCCGAGACGGTCACCGTCACCGGTGCCGCCGGCGCCCAGACGGTGGAGCTGTCGACCACCGAGACCCCGCCCCAGGCCACGATCATCTTCTCGACCGGCGCCTTCTCCGCCCCGGCCGCGGAACGGATCGTCCTCCGTGTCGCTCCCGTGACCCTCCCGGCGCAGCCGGCGCAGCCGGCGCACGGGAGCATCGACGGCAACGTCTACAGCTTCACCGCCACCGGTCCCGGCCCGGGTGGAGCGCCGCAGGCGGTGAACGTCGCCGCCGGGCAGGTCATCACCCTGGCCCTGCGCGCCACCGGGGTGGCGGGGTCCCCCATGCTGGAGCGGTTCGATTCGGGGTCGTGGCGGCCGCTCGCCACCACCCACGTGCCCCCTTCCGAGTACTCGGTGACGACGGACCGGTTGGGGGACTTCGCCCTGATTCTTCCGCCCGGCTCGGGCGGGGGCGGCGGGG from Acidimicrobiales bacterium harbors:
- a CDS encoding CPBP family intramembrane glutamic endopeptidase, encoding MTAPAPASAPARRAPGGRQPGLLLAALGLAVALRAVSTPAFVAVLAGAVWLSGWRPARPSLPAAGWGLLGAVVLVAGPLARAAPPVHGSGPFLPWALGVALVVGAEEAFLRGALWRAWARRGGGAAALVVTSGGFALVHLPLYGWKALPLDLLVGLVLGGLRLASGSVAAPALAHVLADWAGWWLL